DNA from Tsuneonella dongtanensis:
AGCGTTGGGTGGCGAGGCGGACGATCAGCGAAAGCAGCGCGGCGACGATGAGCAGCTTGATCATGATGCCGGACCCTTATTGCTGGCACATCGAAGCGGGGTCTTTTCCGGAAACGGCCTATCCGAATTCCGCCTTCGAAACCAAAGGGTTGCGTTTGATCGGCGTGTCGACATTGTCAGCTTCCGGAATCGCCCCTTTCCAGAGTGGGCGCAGAGAGTGCCAGCGGGATAGCCCGCCACGAGCGTGTAGGACAGCCCCTGCGAAGGGCTCAGGCCAACGCGAGTTCCGGTTCGCGCGAGGCCGGCGTCGGCAGGTTCAGCGCCGCGACGAGGCTGCGCAGCTCCTGCCGCGCGACCAGATGGCTGGTGCCGAGTTCGCCCAGGTGCCCCTTGTCCAGCAGCGTCAGCCCGCTGGGGAACAGCTCGCGGTAGATCACGCGTTCGGAAAGGCCGCTGGCAACGCGGAAGCCGACCCGCTTCGACAGTTCCTTCAACGCCTGCTCGATGCGCGCCATGTTGCGTGCCTCGACGTGGCCGGTGCGGTTGCGCACCACGACCCAGTCCATCTCGCGGCGGTTCTGCTCGAGCTGGGAGCGGCTGCGCTTGATCCGCGCTTCCCAGATCAGCTCGGCATAGAAGGACAGGCGGCGGACCTTGAAGGTTTCCGCATCGACCTGGCCGATGAGGTCGAAATCGACGAAGCTGTCGTTGAGCGGGGTGACCAGCGTGTCCGCCTCGGTCGCTGCGTGGCGGGCCAGCGGATCATCGCGTCCCGGGGTGTCGAAGACGACGAAATCAGCACCTTCGGCGATGCTGGAAGTCATCGCTTCCAGCTCCTGTTCGGAGCCGCCCTCGAACACCTCGAACCGCGCGGTGGGCAATTCGATGCCGCGCCGCGCAGCGGTCTCGGCGCGATTTTCGAGATAGCGGTAGAGCGTGCGCTGCCGGGGATCGAGATCGATCGCCGCGACCTTTGCGCCGCGATAGGCCAGCGCCACCGCGACGTGCACCGCCGTTGTCGACTTGCCGGTGCCGCCCTTTTCGTTGGCGAAGACGATCCTGTGAGCCGGCTTGGACACGCGTGCATTCCCGTAATGTGCCCGCTAGGGCGTTGGCGTGAATGCAGGAATAGCGGACGGACGGACCCCCATGCAAACCGCGACCACGCTCGAAGTGTTGAGAAGCGGCGTCGATGCCTTGCGCGCGGAAGGCAAGCGACTGGCGCTGGTGCCGACGATGGGCGCCTTGCACGAAGGACACCTGACCCTGGTGCGCGAGGCGCGGGCCCACGCGGATGCGGTCGCAGTGTCGATCTTCGTGAACCCGAAGCAGTTCGGCCCGAACGAGGACCTCGACGCCTATCCGCGCACCTTCGCGGAGGACTGCCGGTTGCTCGAAGCCGAGGGCGTCGCGCTGCTCTGGGCCCCGACGGTCGAGGCGATGTATCCCGGCGGCTTCGCGACCAACGTTTCGGTGGCCGGGGTCAGCGACGGCCTGTGCGGAGCGGCGCGGCCCGGTCACTTCGACGGGGTGGCGACGGTCGTGTGCAAGCTCTTCAACCAGGTCCGCCCCGATGTCGCGCTGTTCGGGGAAAAGGACTGGCAGCAGCTCGCCGTCATCCGCCGGATGGCGCGCGATCTCGACCTCGTCGCCCCGTATGCCGACGCGATCGTCGGCGTGCCGACCGTGCGCGAGGCCGACGGGCTCGCGCTGTCGAGCCGCAACCGCTACCTCTCGCCCGAGGCCCGCGCGCAGGCCGCCGCGCTGCCGCAGGCGATGCGCGACGGTATCGCGGCGCTGATGGCGGGAAGCGCGGTCGCGCCGACGCTGGCCGCGATCGA
Protein-coding regions in this window:
- the panC gene encoding pantoate--beta-alanine ligase, which encodes MQTATTLEVLRSGVDALRAEGKRLALVPTMGALHEGHLTLVREARAHADAVAVSIFVNPKQFGPNEDLDAYPRTFAEDCRLLEAEGVALLWAPTVEAMYPGGFATNVSVAGVSDGLCGAARPGHFDGVATVVCKLFNQVRPDVALFGEKDWQQLAVIRRMARDLDLVAPYADAIVGVPTVREADGLALSSRNRYLSPEARAQAAALPQAMRDGIAALMAGSAVAPTLAAIEAHILQAGFDSIDYVALADAASLRPLDGLGDAPARLLVAARIGGTRLIDNIAVAAPS
- a CDS encoding division plane positioning ATPase MipZ → MSKPAHRIVFANEKGGTGKSTTAVHVAVALAYRGAKVAAIDLDPRQRTLYRYLENRAETAARRGIELPTARFEVFEGGSEQELEAMTSSIAEGADFVVFDTPGRDDPLARHAATEADTLVTPLNDSFVDFDLIGQVDAETFKVRRLSFYAELIWEARIKRSRSQLEQNRREMDWVVVRNRTGHVEARNMARIEQALKELSKRVGFRVASGLSERVIYRELFPSGLTLLDKGHLGELGTSHLVARQELRSLVAALNLPTPASREPELALA